The following proteins are co-located in the Halococcus saccharolyticus DSM 5350 genome:
- a CDS encoding amino acid permease: protein MTDAAADDSSDVSTELDRDIGLLGALAIGIGTMIAAGIFVLSGLAVSNVGTVAIVSFVIAALIAALTAAAYAEFSSVYFESGGGYMYVSETFDADWTYIMGWTMIVGYPASAAFYLASFSDWFYRFIYPLMGIPQSVPFWIPGIAVLGLLVYINSQGSEESSQFQIAVTAAKIALLILFLYGGLQAFSADVVVNSFYENIGSFVEIASTGALVFITFIGFSAIATNADEIKDPGNTIPKAIYISMGFVTFLYALVVLVIVIGVNDQQFLTFLTGNVNLGDLSPTQYVAANGEVSMAYAAQYYLGNIGFYVIIVGALFSMLSAANATVLAGSRVKLALARRNHLPEQFEELHPEHGTPYNSVLLTGGFILTFIVIFTVLFGEIPGGAGESFVHSLLGLPLFGVHLGLESVTGVANVLLLGGFAVVNVALIASRRKSPDLDRGFQVPFVPYIPALAAILNVLLILSLGPQTIVLGLIAEAIGIAFWFAWKGRAPSTEAIERETPTVISQQTPTDHDKRIVVPIANPENVDQLLRTAADIAADRGAEVLAMSVVTVPSQTPLSRGEEYIDDEREILRRVVSARADGGTSNDPEVAVDTEDNVGPDTQNVHDTLDVHDTEVPISATIRISHRVDTAILNTVEQYDADAVLMGWGARGSRRREIVFGSVVDTIATEADCDVLVERLGPDATGTVDSVLLPTAGGPHTELAAEIGRAVCRATGARAEVLSVTEGSGVDESEAEERVTATADRLREAGVDVETTVVDGDVIERIVERSSEHDLTLVGSTRQGALQEFVFGAIPEEVARKAEDTVLVAKRNVDLPSQLLRSIRRWLP, encoded by the coding sequence ATGACCGACGCGGCTGCCGACGATTCCAGTGACGTCTCGACCGAACTCGATCGCGACATCGGTCTCCTCGGCGCGCTCGCGATCGGGATCGGGACGATGATCGCCGCCGGTATCTTCGTGCTCTCGGGGCTCGCGGTCTCGAACGTCGGTACGGTAGCGATCGTCTCGTTCGTCATCGCGGCGCTGATCGCCGCGCTCACCGCGGCAGCGTACGCCGAGTTCTCCTCGGTCTACTTCGAGAGCGGCGGCGGATACATGTACGTCAGTGAGACGTTCGACGCCGACTGGACGTACATCATGGGCTGGACGATGATCGTGGGCTATCCCGCGAGTGCAGCCTTCTATCTCGCGAGCTTCTCCGATTGGTTCTACCGGTTCATCTACCCGCTGATGGGGATCCCACAGTCGGTGCCCTTCTGGATACCGGGGATCGCAGTGCTCGGCCTGCTGGTCTACATCAACAGCCAGGGCAGCGAGGAGTCGAGCCAGTTCCAGATCGCCGTCACCGCGGCGAAGATCGCGCTCCTGATCCTGTTTCTCTACGGCGGGTTGCAGGCGTTCAGCGCGGACGTGGTGGTGAACTCCTTCTACGAGAACATCGGGAGCTTCGTCGAGATCGCCTCGACGGGTGCGTTGGTGTTCATCACCTTCATCGGGTTCTCGGCGATCGCCACGAACGCCGACGAGATCAAAGACCCCGGCAACACGATCCCCAAGGCCATCTACATCTCGATGGGGTTCGTGACGTTCCTCTACGCGCTCGTGGTGTTGGTGATCGTGATCGGGGTCAACGACCAGCAGTTCCTCACCTTCCTCACGGGGAACGTGAACCTCGGTGATCTCTCCCCGACGCAGTACGTCGCCGCAAACGGTGAGGTCTCGATGGCGTACGCCGCCCAGTACTACCTCGGGAACATCGGGTTCTACGTCATCATCGTCGGCGCGCTGTTCTCGATGCTCAGCGCAGCGAACGCGACAGTGCTTGCGGGGTCGCGAGTCAAGCTCGCGCTGGCACGTCGTAACCACCTCCCGGAACAGTTCGAAGAGCTCCACCCCGAACACGGGACGCCGTACAACTCCGTCCTGCTCACCGGCGGGTTCATCCTCACGTTCATCGTGATCTTCACCGTGCTGTTCGGCGAGATTCCCGGCGGCGCGGGAGAGAGTTTCGTCCACAGCCTGCTCGGGCTGCCACTCTTCGGTGTCCACCTCGGGCTGGAGAGCGTCACCGGTGTCGCCAACGTGCTGCTGTTGGGTGGGTTCGCTGTCGTCAACGTCGCCCTCATCGCGTCGCGCCGGAAATCTCCCGACCTCGATCGAGGATTCCAAGTTCCTTTCGTGCCCTACATTCCGGCGCTCGCGGCGATCTTGAACGTCCTGCTCATCCTGAGCTTGGGTCCCCAGACCATCGTCCTCGGACTCATCGCGGAGGCGATCGGGATCGCCTTCTGGTTTGCGTGGAAGGGCCGTGCTCCCTCGACCGAGGCAATCGAACGCGAGACCCCGACGGTGATCTCCCAGCAGACCCCGACCGATCACGACAAGCGGATCGTCGTACCGATCGCGAACCCCGAAAACGTCGACCAGCTCCTCCGGACGGCCGCCGACATCGCCGCCGATCGGGGCGCGGAGGTGCTGGCGATGAGCGTGGTCACGGTCCCGAGCCAGACACCGCTCTCGCGCGGCGAGGAGTACATCGACGACGAGCGCGAGATCCTCCGCCGCGTCGTCTCGGCCAGAGCCGACGGCGGCACGTCGAACGATCCGGAGGTGGCAGTCGACACCGAGGACAACGTGGGGCCCGACACCCAGAACGTTCACGATACGCTCGACGTTCACGACACCGAGGTGCCGATCAGCGCGACGATCCGCATCAGCCACCGCGTCGACACGGCCATCCTCAACACGGTCGAGCAGTACGACGCGGACGCCGTGCTCATGGGGTGGGGAGCGCGAGGATCGCGCCGCCGCGAGATCGTCTTCGGCAGCGTCGTCGACACGATCGCGACCGAGGCCGACTGTGACGTGCTGGTCGAACGGCTCGGTCCCGACGCGACCGGCACCGTCGACTCGGTGTTGCTGCCGACGGCCGGCGGCCCGCACACCGAACTCGCCGCGGAGATCGGTCGTGCGGTCTGCCGGGCGACGGGTGCGCGAGCCGAAGTGCTGAGCGTCACGGAGGGGAGCGGCGTGGACGAATCCGAGGCAGAGGAGCGGGTCACGGCGACCGCGGATCGCCTCCGCGAGGCCGGTGTCGACGTCGAAACCACGGTCGTCGACGGCGACGTCATCGAGCGGATCGTCGAGCGGTCGAGCGAACACGACTTGACTCTGGTCGGTTCGACCCGCCAGGGTGCGCTCCAGGAGTTCGTGTTCGGGGCGATCCCCGAGGAAGTCGCGCGCAAGGCCGAGGACACGGTGCTCGTGGCGAAACGAAACGTCGACCTGCCCTCACAGCTACTCCGCTCGATCCGGCGATGGCTGCCGTAA
- a CDS encoding peroxiredoxin family protein has translation MSLDGSQASDFTLDSTAGEEVTLSETLDDGPTVVLVNRGHWCSFCAEQLQTFSEVAYDLWFHDNVDILPVVTDPVGKLTEMRDRYDLDIQLLADPDGSVADQYSGTEQTSHGLTGIAATYVIDTDGTVRYEQVADHPADRTQGNFVRYFIRNDFANPFGDG, from the coding sequence GTGAGCCTCGACGGATCACAAGCGTCCGATTTCACGCTCGATAGCACCGCCGGTGAGGAAGTCACCCTCTCCGAAACGCTCGACGACGGACCGACGGTCGTGCTCGTCAACCGCGGCCACTGGTGTAGCTTCTGTGCCGAACAGCTCCAGACGTTCAGCGAGGTCGCCTACGACCTCTGGTTCCACGACAACGTCGATATCCTGCCGGTCGTCACCGATCCGGTCGGCAAACTGACCGAGATGCGCGATCGGTACGACCTCGACATCCAGCTGCTCGCCGATCCCGACGGGTCGGTCGCGGACCAGTACAGCGGCACCGAGCAGACCAGTCACGGTCTCACGGGCATCGCCGCGACGTACGTGATCGACACCGATGGCACCGTGCGCTACGAACAGGTCGCCGACCATCCCGCGGACCGGACGCAGGGGAACTTCGTACGCTACTTCATCCGCAACGACTTCGCAAACCCGTTCGGCGATGGGTAA
- a CDS encoding DUF3179 domain-containing protein, protein MNVRQVVPKDAIPSIDDPAFGADYFGDPDDLVIVVEPDAASVRPRAYPIRVLHYHEIVNDATGDRPIAVTWCPLCASAIVYDAVVDGRALTFGVSGKLADDDLVMYDRETDAEWKQSTGECLAGAFEGRSLAVLLAGTHSYERFAAEYPDGVVLQPPGGESETASADDTPATIRYDVEPYDAYFAGEGFGLDAHRDDGAATRTWDRTDLAPKAVVLGVERDGEVLGFPLERVREADGVVETTVGETDVVVFATPDSIHAFEHPGYAFEPTDDPHTVRADSTEWDVETGRGADGGRLERLPTRRLFAFAWQDDHGPETFFDG, encoded by the coding sequence ATGAACGTCCGTCAGGTCGTCCCGAAGGACGCGATCCCCAGCATCGACGATCCAGCGTTCGGTGCCGACTACTTCGGCGACCCCGACGATCTGGTGATCGTAGTCGAACCCGACGCCGCATCCGTCCGGCCGCGGGCGTACCCGATCCGGGTGTTGCACTACCACGAGATCGTGAACGACGCGACCGGCGATCGGCCGATCGCGGTCACGTGGTGTCCGCTCTGTGCCAGCGCGATCGTCTACGATGCCGTCGTCGACGGGCGAGCGCTGACGTTCGGCGTCTCGGGCAAGCTCGCCGACGACGACCTCGTGATGTACGACCGCGAGACCGACGCCGAGTGGAAGCAGTCGACCGGCGAGTGTCTCGCGGGTGCGTTCGAGGGCCGATCGCTCGCGGTGCTCCTGGCCGGAACCCACTCCTACGAACGGTTCGCCGCCGAGTATCCCGACGGCGTGGTGCTCCAGCCGCCCGGTGGGGAGAGTGAGACAGCGAGCGCCGACGACACGCCGGCCACGATCCGGTACGACGTCGAGCCGTACGACGCGTACTTCGCGGGCGAGGGGTTCGGTCTCGACGCCCACCGCGACGACGGAGCGGCGACGCGGACGTGGGATCGCACGGATCTCGCGCCGAAAGCGGTGGTGCTGGGCGTCGAGCGCGATGGCGAGGTGCTCGGGTTCCCGCTGGAGCGCGTCCGCGAGGCGGACGGCGTGGTCGAGACGACAGTCGGCGAGACCGACGTCGTAGTGTTCGCAACCCCCGACAGCATCCACGCCTTCGAACATCCGGGCTACGCGTTCGAACCAACTGACGACCCCCATACTGTTCGGGCCGACAGCACCGAATGGGACGTGGAAACGGGTCGTGGGGCCGACGGCGGACGGCTCGAACGCCTGCCGACCCGCCGCCTGTTCGCGTTCGCCTGGCAGGACGACCACGGCCCCGAGACCTTCTTCGACGGCTGA
- a CDS encoding hydantoinase/oxoprolinase family protein has translation MASNLGVDVGGTFTDVIVFDEDTHELTIDKVLSTPANPSEGVLAGVEEATGKAGASVADLELLFHGTTVVTNMLLEETGSRVGLITSAGHEDILHLARAWTPGPLYGWMDMEKPDPLADLVDTRGIAGTISSPEGEVTEPLDEAAVRETVRDLADSGIESLTVALLNSYLNPAHEERVREIVAEEAPGLPVSISAEIVPEYGEYERTLTTVINDYARPHVIDYLDELDASLESAGSTATMNVVRSDGGLMSSAAAKNHPVELALSGPSGGVVGAATIAEKKGVPDVLTLDMGGTSTDVSLVEDYTAETTRQTKVGYREFKSRAVDVNTVGAGGGSIARIQLSGSLQVGPESSGADPGPACYGQGGAEPTVTDANVVLGRIPPMVQLGGTMDLDREAAHEVIEEIADERGSSVEEAAQAILDIVNENMHSALRVVSVERGYDPREFGLVAFGGAGPMHANALADVMGAYPLIVPPGPGVMSAFGFLTSDVQNEFSETYLETDRDVDGDDVHAELLALREEATDWLDSEGVDQADHAFEYYADCRYFRQDIQMSSPIDLDNLRSETGLAEIKADFEARHDRRFGFSLDAPLEIANLRVIGKGTVEGVTIEEHDLTEEVPSAAKIDTDEVYFDGEHHETGIYDRAELLPGNELDGPAIVVADDATIVVQPDHVATVDRYANVEINRGDGA, from the coding sequence ATGGCATCCAACCTCGGCGTCGACGTCGGTGGCACCTTCACCGACGTCATCGTGTTCGACGAAGACACCCACGAGCTCACGATCGACAAGGTGCTGTCGACGCCGGCGAATCCCTCGGAGGGCGTGCTCGCCGGCGTGGAGGAGGCGACCGGGAAGGCCGGCGCGTCGGTGGCCGATCTGGAGCTGCTCTTTCACGGAACGACGGTCGTAACGAACATGCTGCTCGAAGAGACCGGCTCGCGCGTCGGCCTCATCACCTCGGCAGGCCACGAGGACATACTCCATCTCGCACGAGCGTGGACGCCTGGTCCGCTGTACGGCTGGATGGACATGGAGAAACCCGATCCGCTCGCCGACCTCGTGGACACGCGCGGTATCGCGGGGACGATCAGCTCGCCCGAGGGGGAGGTGACCGAGCCGCTCGACGAGGCCGCCGTCCGCGAGACGGTGCGCGACCTCGCCGACTCGGGAATCGAATCGCTGACCGTCGCGCTGCTCAACTCGTATCTCAACCCGGCACACGAGGAACGCGTTCGGGAGATCGTGGCGGAGGAAGCCCCGGGGCTGCCGGTATCGATCTCGGCGGAGATCGTTCCCGAGTACGGCGAGTACGAGCGGACGCTGACGACGGTCATCAACGACTACGCCCGCCCGCACGTCATCGACTACCTCGACGAACTCGACGCCTCGCTCGAAAGTGCTGGCTCGACGGCGACGATGAACGTCGTCCGCTCGGACGGTGGACTGATGAGCTCCGCGGCGGCGAAGAACCATCCCGTCGAGCTCGCGCTCTCGGGCCCGAGCGGCGGCGTGGTCGGTGCGGCGACCATCGCGGAGAAGAAGGGGGTTCCCGACGTGCTGACGCTCGACATGGGCGGCACCTCGACGGACGTCTCACTCGTCGAGGACTACACGGCCGAGACGACCCGTCAGACGAAGGTCGGCTACCGCGAGTTCAAGTCCCGGGCCGTCGACGTGAACACCGTCGGAGCCGGCGGCGGGTCGATCGCCCGCATCCAGCTCAGCGGCTCGCTCCAGGTCGGCCCGGAGAGCTCCGGTGCGGACCCCGGCCCGGCCTGCTACGGCCAGGGCGGCGCGGAGCCGACGGTGACCGACGCCAACGTCGTCCTCGGGCGCATCCCGCCGATGGTGCAGCTCGGCGGGACGATGGACCTCGACCGCGAGGCCGCCCACGAGGTCATCGAGGAGATCGCGGACGAACGCGGGAGTTCGGTCGAGGAGGCCGCACAGGCCATCCTCGACATCGTGAACGAGAACATGCACAGCGCGCTCCGGGTCGTCTCGGTCGAGCGCGGCTACGACCCCCGCGAGTTCGGTCTCGTCGCCTTCGGCGGTGCCGGCCCGATGCACGCCAACGCGCTCGCCGACGTGATGGGTGCCTATCCACTGATCGTCCCGCCGGGACCGGGCGTGATGAGCGCCTTCGGCTTCCTCACGAGCGACGTCCAGAACGAGTTCTCCGAGACCTACCTCGAAACCGACCGCGACGTCGACGGCGACGACGTCCACGCCGAACTGCTGGCGCTGCGCGAGGAGGCGACCGACTGGCTCGACTCGGAGGGCGTCGACCAGGCCGACCACGCCTTCGAGTACTACGCCGACTGCCGGTACTTCCGCCAGGACATCCAGATGTCGAGCCCCATCGATCTCGACAACCTCCGGAGCGAGACGGGCCTCGCCGAGATCAAGGCCGATTTCGAGGCACGCCACGACAGACGGTTCGGCTTCTCGCTCGACGCACCGCTCGAAATCGCCAACCTCCGCGTCATCGGAAAGGGCACCGTCGAGGGCGTCACCATCGAGGAACACGATCTGACCGAGGAGGTCCCGAGCGCGGCAAAGATCGACACCGACGAGGTCTACTTCGACGGCGAGCACCACGAGACCGGGATCTACGACCGGGCGGAGCTGTTGCCGGGTAACGAGCTCGACGGCCCGGCGATCGTGGTCGCGGACGACGCGACCATCGTGGTGCAGCCCGATCACGTCGCAACCGTCGACCGCTACGCCAACGTCGAGATCAACCGGGGTGACGGCGCATGA
- a CDS encoding hydantoinase B/oxoprolinase family protein has product MSTQTPDFVGEHDIDATTLDIVESTLENTRHEMDRVLETTAISPVIREQSDQFPLIADPEGRMVMGQFGSAIETIIDNASFGWEDLEDGDVVATNDPYMCAGAMSHTPDMLLLRPIFYEGERVGFASQWGNLMDVGGKTPGSMPVEATTIFEEGMRLPPVKLYKGGELDEDLLETFAHNTRLPDHAEADIKALAAGTAAAEERVQELCERFGPETYLEGCDAVLDRTRDGMIDLIREFVPEGERYTFEDRVDDDGMGNGPIKLHLEIYREGDTVYLDWEGTDDQVPGTVNFLLNEKMFKMFTGVFLIMAFDPLLTFNDGYYDLFEVTLPEGTVVQPEFPAALGNRLPLMARQFDVLQATFSKLIDGFSVAGSYGTSPNFVYAGVDAEGNQFQMLEILYGGIPARPGGDGLDGHSWWPLFRTVPAEYQEAYYPLTVDEYSTRADTGGAGRHRGGHGISKVYTFEEDGAITFQDDRAHTYPWGVDGGTYGGTSEKRLVRTDGTELELPSKAENVPVEPGDKLVFSTAGGGGLGDPLERDPELVAQEVRRGLVTEEAAREEYGVVLDEDGSVDPTATEGRRENIRENRDELAAFDYGPLPDDDELEARIAEERREFDQRDG; this is encoded by the coding sequence ATGAGCACCCAAACGCCCGACTTCGTCGGCGAGCACGACATCGACGCGACGACGCTCGACATCGTCGAGAGCACCCTCGAAAACACGCGCCACGAGATGGACCGCGTGCTGGAGACGACGGCGATCAGCCCGGTCATCCGCGAGCAGTCCGACCAGTTCCCGCTCATCGCCGACCCGGAGGGCCGGATGGTGATGGGCCAGTTCGGCTCCGCCATCGAGACCATCATCGACAACGCCAGCTTCGGCTGGGAGGACCTAGAGGACGGCGACGTCGTCGCCACCAACGACCCCTACATGTGCGCCGGCGCGATGTCACACACCCCCGACATGCTCCTCCTGCGCCCCATCTTCTACGAGGGCGAGCGCGTCGGCTTCGCCAGTCAGTGGGGCAATCTGATGGACGTCGGCGGCAAGACCCCCGGCAGCATGCCCGTCGAGGCGACCACCATCTTCGAGGAGGGAATGCGCCTCCCGCCGGTCAAACTCTACAAGGGGGGCGAACTCGACGAGGACCTCCTCGAAACCTTCGCCCACAACACCCGTCTCCCGGATCACGCCGAGGCCGACATCAAGGCGCTCGCGGCGGGGACCGCGGCCGCGGAGGAGCGCGTCCAGGAGCTCTGCGAGCGCTTCGGACCCGAGACCTATCTGGAGGGCTGTGACGCGGTGCTCGATCGAACCCGTGACGGGATGATCGATCTCATCCGGGAGTTCGTGCCCGAGGGCGAGCGCTACACCTTCGAGGACCGCGTCGACGACGACGGGATGGGCAACGGCCCGATCAAGCTCCACCTCGAAATCTACCGCGAGGGCGATACCGTGTACCTCGACTGGGAGGGCACCGACGACCAGGTTCCGGGGACAGTGAACTTCCTCCTGAACGAGAAGATGTTCAAGATGTTCACCGGAGTGTTCCTCATCATGGCGTTTGACCCGCTCCTGACGTTCAACGACGGGTACTACGACCTCTTCGAGGTCACCCTTCCCGAAGGAACGGTCGTCCAGCCGGAGTTCCCGGCGGCGCTCGGCAACCGGCTGCCGCTGATGGCGCGGCAGTTCGACGTGCTCCAGGCCACCTTCTCGAAGCTCATCGACGGCTTCTCGGTCGCCGGCAGCTACGGCACCTCTCCCAACTTCGTCTACGCCGGCGTCGACGCCGAGGGCAACCAGTTCCAGATGCTCGAAATTCTCTACGGCGGGATTCCCGCGAGACCGGGCGGCGACGGGCTCGACGGCCACTCGTGGTGGCCGCTGTTCCGAACGGTGCCCGCCGAGTACCAGGAGGCGTACTACCCGCTGACCGTCGACGAGTACAGCACCCGCGCGGACACCGGCGGGGCGGGTCGCCACCGCGGCGGTCACGGCATCTCGAAGGTCTACACCTTCGAGGAGGACGGCGCGATCACGTTCCAGGACGACCGCGCCCACACCTACCCGTGGGGCGTCGACGGCGGGACCTACGGCGGGACGAGCGAGAAGAGGCTCGTCCGCACCGACGGCACCGAGCTGGAGCTCCCCTCGAAGGCCGAGAACGTGCCCGTCGAGCCTGGCGACAAGCTCGTCTTCAGCACCGCCGGCGGTGGCGGCCTCGGCGATCCGTTAGAACGCGACCCCGAGCTCGTCGCACAGGAGGTTCGACGCGGCCTCGTCACCGAGGAGGCTGCCCGCGAGGAGTACGGCGTGGTTCTCGACGAGGACGGCAGCGTCGATCCGACGGCCACCGAAGGCCGGCGCGAGAACATCCGCGAGAACCGCGACGAGCTCGCAGCGTTCGACTACGGGCCGCTGCCGGACGACGACGAGCTCGAAGCACGGATCGCCGAGGAACGCCGAGAGTTCGACCAGCGCGACGGCTGA
- a CDS encoding isochorismatase family protein, translating into MTDTDWIEDTEQLYADRDFGGTVGIGERPALLVIDLINAFTDPDTDLGSDVESVLARTEGLLDAFREHDLPRYFTTVAYEESYGDAGQFIEKVPALRELERGTDAVAVDDRIAPVGDERVILKKYASAFFGTDLETELTTHRVDTLVLAGVTTSGCVRATAVDSLQHGYRTIVPADAVGDRAEGPHEANLFDIDAKYGDVVTTERVLESIEENQRSTP; encoded by the coding sequence ATGACAGATACAGACTGGATCGAAGATACCGAACAGTTGTACGCAGACCGCGATTTCGGCGGCACGGTCGGCATCGGCGAGCGACCCGCGCTGCTCGTCATCGACCTCATCAACGCCTTCACCGATCCCGACACCGACCTCGGATCGGACGTCGAGTCGGTGCTCGCCCGGACCGAAGGGTTGCTGGACGCGTTCCGCGAGCACGACCTGCCCCGGTACTTCACCACCGTCGCCTACGAGGAGTCGTACGGCGACGCCGGGCAGTTCATCGAGAAAGTGCCCGCGCTCCGCGAGCTCGAACGCGGGACCGACGCGGTCGCGGTCGACGACCGGATCGCCCCGGTCGGCGACGAACGGGTGATCCTCAAGAAGTACGCGAGCGCGTTCTTCGGGACCGATCTCGAAACCGAACTCACCACCCACCGCGTCGACACGCTGGTGCTCGCGGGCGTGACGACCAGTGGGTGTGTTCGCGCGACCGCCGTCGACAGCCTCCAGCACGGCTACCGCACCATCGTCCCCGCCGACGCCGTCGGGGACCGCGCCGAGGGCCCGCACGAAGCCAACCTCTTCGACATCGACGCGAAGTACGGGGATGTCGTCACGACCGAGAGGGTTCTGGAGTCGATCGAGGAAAACCAGAGGAGCACACCATGA
- a CDS encoding CaiB/BaiF CoA transferase family protein: protein MTARERQGPLDGLRVIDMSGMISGAFATTMLGDFGADVVMIEHPETGDPIREWPQKTEDGVSLSWKSLGRNKRCVTLDLGSERGRDIALALIADADAVYENFRPGTMERWGLGPDDVHEVNEEAIMVRLSGYGQTGPKSQKPGFGTIAEGVSGWAHANGFPDREPLLPPVSLADIQAAQFALQATLMAIFERDLGRGGSGEGQVIDVSLTEPLWRIFFGEVEAYDRMGHVRERTGNQHPNTAPRNIYETADGYLTMSASNQKIFERVAETIDKEWLIDDERFADNATRVANSEPLNAEIEEWTRERTTDEAIETLEANDAIVGPVYDMHDIFEDEQFDARDDIIEVDDPDVGAIKTFGLVPKFSRTPGEVEFLGPRHGEHNREVYYGELGLSEAELAELQDEGII, encoded by the coding sequence ATGACCGCACGCGAACGCCAGGGACCGCTCGACGGGCTGCGGGTCATCGACATGTCGGGGATGATCAGCGGTGCCTTCGCGACGACGATGCTGGGGGATTTCGGTGCCGACGTGGTGATGATCGAGCATCCCGAGACCGGCGATCCGATCCGCGAGTGGCCACAGAAGACCGAGGACGGGGTTTCGCTGTCCTGGAAGTCCCTCGGCCGGAACAAGCGGTGTGTCACGCTCGATCTCGGCTCCGAGCGCGGCCGCGACATCGCCCTCGCCCTCATCGCGGACGCCGACGCCGTCTACGAGAACTTCCGTCCCGGGACGATGGAGCGGTGGGGGCTCGGCCCCGACGACGTCCACGAGGTCAACGAGGAAGCGATCATGGTCCGGCTCTCGGGCTACGGTCAGACCGGCCCGAAATCCCAGAAGCCGGGCTTCGGCACCATCGCCGAGGGGGTCTCGGGCTGGGCGCACGCCAACGGGTTCCCCGACCGCGAGCCGCTGCTCCCGCCGGTCAGCCTCGCGGACATCCAGGCCGCCCAGTTCGCGCTCCAGGCGACGCTGATGGCGATCTTCGAGCGCGACCTCGGGCGCGGCGGCAGCGGTGAGGGCCAGGTCATCGACGTCTCGCTGACCGAGCCGCTGTGGCGGATCTTCTTCGGGGAGGTCGAGGCCTACGATCGGATGGGCCACGTCCGCGAACGCACCGGGAACCAGCACCCCAACACCGCCCCACGGAACATCTACGAGACAGCAGACGGCTACCTGACGATGTCGGCCTCGAACCAGAAGATCTTCGAGCGGGTCGCCGAGACGATCGACAAGGAGTGGCTGATCGACGACGAGCGCTTCGCGGACAACGCCACCCGCGTCGCGAACAGCGAACCGCTCAACGCCGAAATCGAGGAGTGGACGAGAGAGCGAACCACCGACGAGGCCATCGAAACCCTCGAAGCCAACGACGCCATCGTCGGGCCGGTCTACGATATGCACGATATCTTCGAAGACGAGCAGTTCGACGCACGCGACGACATCATCGAGGTCGACGATCCCGACGTCGGCGCGATCAAGACGTTCGGCCTCGTCCCGAAGTTCTCGCGCACGCCCGGCGAGGTCGAGTTCCTCGGCCCGCGCCACGGCGAGCACAACCGCGAGGTCTACTACGGTGAGCTCGGACTCTCGGAGGCGGAGCTGGCCGAACTCCAGGACGAGGGAATCATCTGA
- a CDS encoding LeuA family protein, whose amino-acid sequence MHLTDVTLREGDQIPGREFTAEAKIECARALDDLGVPFVQPGFPATGEKDREVIGELAGTTDADVVALARALEGDIDAALESDADVIETFVSASDRHLEHLLGVSRGEMLSMLGEAVDYVHDHGVTAHVTLADAFRTDRDHLVEIVETVPDVAFVSLADTVGARTPETVEECLDGLASHVAVDRLGVHFHDDMGCATANALAAYRAGVGKADVSVGGLGERAGNTALEELAVACAVDHDDDLGLAADALVPTCRSVLDTLGEPYGDRKAVLGTAIAEHESGIHTAAMLSNPATLEPFDPGRFGGERRLVFGKPTGEGGARRLLERAGIDPDSKTVAAYLDALAAAGPLDLDAALALAKEEFGS is encoded by the coding sequence ATGCACCTGACCGACGTCACGCTCCGCGAGGGCGACCAGATACCCGGGCGGGAGTTCACCGCCGAAGCAAAGATCGAGTGTGCCCGAGCGCTCGACGATCTCGGGGTGCCGTTCGTCCAGCCCGGCTTCCCCGCGACCGGCGAGAAGGATCGAGAAGTCATCGGCGAACTCGCGGGGACGACCGACGCCGATGTCGTCGCACTCGCGCGCGCCCTCGAAGGCGACATCGACGCCGCCCTAGAGAGCGACGCCGACGTGATCGAGACGTTTGTCTCGGCTTCCGATCGCCACCTCGAACACCTGCTCGGGGTATCGAGGGGGGAGATGCTGTCGATGCTCGGCGAGGCCGTCGACTACGTCCACGATCACGGCGTCACCGCCCACGTCACGCTCGCCGACGCGTTCCGGACCGACCGCGACCACCTCGTCGAGATCGTCGAGACGGTGCCGGACGTGGCGTTCGTCTCACTGGCCGACACCGTTGGCGCGCGCACCCCCGAAACCGTCGAGGAGTGTCTCGACGGGCTCGCCAGCCACGTCGCGGTCGATCGGCTTGGCGTCCACTTCCACGACGACATGGGGTGTGCAACGGCCAACGCGCTCGCGGCCTACCGCGCGGGCGTCGGGAAGGCGGACGTCAGCGTCGGGGGGCTCGGCGAGCGCGCGGGCAACACCGCGCTCGAAGAGCTCGCGGTCGCCTGTGCCGTCGACCACGACGACGACCTCGGCCTCGCGGCCGACGCGCTCGTCCCGACCTGTCGCAGCGTCCTCGACACGCTCGGGGAGCCCTACGGCGATCGCAAGGCGGTCCTCGGCACGGCGATCGCCGAACACGAGTCGGGTATCCACACCGCGGCGATGCTCTCGAACCCCGCGACGCTCGAACCGTTCGACCCCGGGCGCTTCGGTGGGGAGCGACGCCTCGTGTTCGGGAAGCCGACCGGCGAGGGTGGCGCACGCCGGCTCCTCGAACGAGCGGGTATCGACCCCGACAGCAAGACCGTCGCTGCCTACCTCGACGCCCTGGCTGCGGCGGGCCCGCTCGATCTCGACGCGGCGCTCGCACTCGCCAAAGAGGAGTTCGGTTCGTAG